In Camelina sativa cultivar DH55 chromosome 17, Cs, whole genome shotgun sequence, the genomic stretch GTCCAGGTccatctttttttccttttttccttttttcctttaatGAAACCAAAATCCGTTTGGCTCATTTAAAAATCATCTCTTTCTAAGCTCGTTTTGTTTGACTTCTTGAGCATTGGATCAttgtttcttgattaatgaatgtgtGCCTAATAAAGTCTATGTGTGGTTCTGGTTTCCAGctctgattttgttgtttaagTAAAGTTTATGAGCTTCTTTGTCATAATTGTTAAAGTTCGTAGTTTTTTGAACACTAACTCAGCATTTTCCTTTGTGTCCACTGATTTGTATTTGTGAAGCTCCAGCTTCAGATATTATAAGTAGTCTTAGAATAAATATTGTATCTCTTGAAGTGAGGATTCAAACTACAGATTATATTTTGGAGATAAGATGTTTTACAGAGTTGGCTTTGTTGTTGAAATTGCAGTACAAAAGGAAGGTTCATCAGCCAAAAGGAGCACTCTATGTTTCAGCATCGAGTGAAAAGAAGATTCTGATCATGGGTGGCACCCGATTCATCGGTGTGTTCTTGTCCAGGCTCCTTGTCAAAGAGGGACATCAggttctcatttctcttccatGGCTGATCAAACTTTCTTCTCACCTAAACTTTAGTTTCCCTCTCTCATTACCCTAATGGTTATTTTTGCAGGTTACATTGTTCACAAGGGGTAAGTCTCCTATTGCCAAACAATTGCCCGGTGAATCTGACCAAGACTTTGCTGATTTTTCTTCCAAGGTATTACATGATTCTTTGTGAAAgaactcatatataatatatagcgGTAATCCTAGTAACTCATAGAACTTGAGCAACAGGAACTTGATGACAACTTGATGATTTATTAATAGGATTCTAATAaaaatgaatgatttttttctcGGTCTTTTCTAGATTCTTCACTTGAAAGGAGACAGAAAGGACTATGACTTTGTGAAGTCAAGTCTTTCAGCAGAAGGCTTCGACGTTGTTTATGATATCAACGGTAACATCCTGTCCCTCTTTGTTCTTACTGTAGATTCAAAAATATACTGTCTCTGGTCTTGATGGATGATATGTTCTCTTATCTCTCAGGGAGGGAGGCCGAAGAAGTTGAGCCCATCATAGATGCACTGCCTAAACTAGAACAGTAAGCTTTACAAAAATCTACCAATTTGTTCATTTGGTTGATAGCTCCCAAGAAACAGCCTTTCAGTATTGTAATTTGCCGTTAATGTTATAGGTACATCTACTGTTCTTCAGCTGGTGTGTATCTGAAATCTGATATCTTGCCACACTGTGAGGtatggaaatatatatcttaactCTTATTCCTGAAAGAATATGAGCTTGTATTCCTCGGAAGTCTCCATAGaaatattatgatttgttcatatgatatcaCTCGGAAGTTTATTTCCTGAGCCCAGTTGTAGTAACTTTTTATCTGGGACATAAACCAATGCAGGAGGATGCAGTTGACCCTAAGAGCAGGCACAAGGGGAAGCTGGAGACTGAGAGCTTACTGCAAACAAAAGGTGTAAACTGGACTTCTATCCGTCCTGTGTACATCTACGGTCCATTGAACTACAACCCCGTGGAAGAATGGTTCTTTCACCGTCTAAAAGCTGGTCGCCCCATACCAGTTCCAAACTCTGGAATACAGATCTCACAACTCGGTCACGTTAAGGTCACACACTACTTTCTCTTAGGCTCTTGAGCTCACTTACATGGTTCAGAGCACTCATTATGTTATAGGGGACCCTTAACTCAAACTCAGCACTATCTCATTCCTCTGATCACTCTTGAAGAGTATTGATCTATAACGTCAGATTATTATGTAATTTCAGGACTTGGCGACAGCCTTTCTCAACGTGCTTGGTAACGAGAAAGCCAGCAAAGAGATATTCAACATCTCAGGGGATAAATACGTCACTTTTGATGGGTTAGCAAAAGCTTGCGCAAAGGTACATGCTTTGTCTGTTGTTTTCCGTATTGTCTTATCAATCCAAAGAGTTTTGAATACATCTCTGAGCTTTTTGGATCATTGCTTGAGTAAACTTATTCATGttttcaactctctctctctctctctcaggctGGTGGGTTTCCAGAGCCAGAGATTGTCCACTACAACCCGAAAGAGTTCGACTTTGGGAAGAAGAAAGCATTCCCTTTCCGTGACCAGGTAAAAACTCCAAACATTCAAATGATCCAGGCTGCAAACATCAAAGAGTCCATATTTAAAAGTTGGAGTTTTGATTTATGTATGATCTTGATCTTTGCAGCATTTCTTTGCATCTGTGGAGAAAGCAAAGCGTGTCCTGGGATGGAAACCAGAGTTCGACTTGGTAGAAGGTCTCACTGACTCATACAACCTTGATTTCGGTCGTGGAACTTTCCGGAAAGAAGCGGATTTCACCACTGATGATATGATTCTAAGCAAGAAACTTGTTCTTCAGTCCTAAGAATCGCCCATAGTTGGGTTTTGATTGTGATCAACCGGAACTCTTTTAAGATTCTCACATTTATTGTCATCTCACGTATATTTTGGTTCGGACTTTGGGACGATGAAGAACCTTAAGTAACTAAAAAGAGACGACGGTTTGGCTCTGGCTCTTAGTAACATggaaatttggtttttaattcgGTATCTCTTTCTAAATCTGAACCGAACCAATATTTTAGCCATACCGACTACCaagcaaattaaattaatcatagCTAGTAACCGACCGAACCGAACCACAAAATCGAATCCCCGCGACTTTAACTTAAATGGCCTACCAAGAACCGGATACACAAAAACTTAACTGGgctcaaatatttaaatttagaagCCCATCTTACAAATCCGCGCATTTAAATAATCCAACTTGACGAGGAAGTAATCGCAGCTGGCATCTTAATTTATAGAGACAAAGTTCATGCCTTGTTGAGTCATTTCACCGATGTGGGATATATAAGGctatatctacatatatattttctaagaGACATTATAAGTTTACGATACATGCCTTTTTATATATCGTAAacttataaaatcaaaagtcaagaacacaaaacaaacaagagatatTTTCTTAGAGATATTTGTCAAAaagacttgtttgttttgtgtttttgacttttgattttataagtTTACGATTTATAAAAAGGATGctagacaaacaaaaataactgGAGCCTTAAAATGTCTTTTCCAGTTTAAAATAAGATGCTGCATCACATCAACCGgtgaattattattgtttttgtttcgttATCATGTACAATTTCCAAAAACCATGTGGACCTGATCTTCAAATGGAAACATCTTCAATGTGTAATTTTAgacattttgaaaaatattaacaGAGATACGAATACGTtaccgcaaaaaaaaaaggtgtcgTCCAACCGCAACAAAACAGTCACTATGTGATAACAATGACCGGAAAACTCCTCATTCAacgttaatttatttttgggcCCAAAGTTTCGTTCATCGTGTTTTTGGTAAGGAGAGGTTTGGCCACCGCAGGTCGTAATCTTGTGGGAAAGAGAAACTTACATAATTGTGGAGTTTAgattccaaaatatatatactacaaaaacGAATTAGTCTTCTTTCTTTTGGCAGCACCAGAGTATCAGTCAAATTCTTAactctatataaaaataattgaatatcataatattttttttcttcttctctattcttTTTATATGTCGGTACGTTTTTATCTTTTCCAGTATATGTCGGTACGTCAAAATGTTACAGTGTTACTCTTTagattaaaaattctaaaaacgCCTTCATCACACTAAGGCAGCTAGTGGTCAGCCGGTGATCCATGGAATTTGGCTTGaaggaaaatatcaaattgcACATGAACACTATCCAAATATCAGAAGTACTCTGCCTGAACGATAATATCTTTGTAGACACGATCTTTATCCgatagaataaaaataaaatttgtcatCTCATTCTCATGAGCAATTGGtagttctctctttctttctttttggggtAAGTTCAGTCCACAACTAGTcaacaatcaattttttgtaACTATTGCCACACCTTACTCCTCATAATTCCGTATgttatataaacttaaaatcATGATCCGTTGTCATGAAGTTGTATACAAAATTTAGCACTATAATTAACTCAAAAAATTATTGATAGCCAAACTTAGTCTGCATGCTATGCATTACTTGATGCAATCTCAACTCGAAGAAAACTAACGATGCAACTTGactataaagaaaaattgtaatGTTAAATGATACGATATTTgtatgccttttttttttggtttttggcctgttgacaacaaaaaggaaaaacttttagtcttttttatatactaaaatcTTGACGttatgaaaaaagaagaaaatatcaacGTGATATGAATAACCAACTACATAAATAGTAGGTCGGTCATGAGTCggacaaaaaaagattacttAACAACGAGTAGCAATAGCAATATTGCATGGTGTCAGTTAAACTACAACCAATCAATTCTTATTCGTGGGCTCCCTTTTTCCACGTGGCATTATCACAGCCTTGTATGAAATCATACGGAGACGCTCCAACCAATCACAATATTTCGTGACACACGTGGTAGTATTTTAGACCCCACCTCACTAGTGTGACACGTATCCTAATACGCCACGTCATCATTACCCGCTACTTCAGATTAAGTAGCAATGTAGCCAGCCATGCACTAGTAACACGAAGCTAGGAAGCTTCCCCTGGGTCGATGGCTAATtagcattttattaattatccGTAATCACGGCTTACAAATCCTATAAAAGCCAACTCTTGGTTTCTCTCATCAACAATCAAATCACTATAATCAACAACTCAAGGCATCACTAATAAGGATCAATAtagtttctctttctctcttcgataaacttaatttttttaattctccgACAAGAGATGGCACCTGAGATGAACAACAACAAGTTGAGCTACGGAGGAAAGAAAAGGGCGTACGTGACTTTCCTTGCTGGCAACGGAGACTACGTGAAAGGAGTCGTTGGTCTGGCTAAAGGGCTGAGGAAAGCTAATAGCAAGTACCCATTAGTGGTTGCTGTGTTACCCGACGTGCCGGCTGATCACCGTAGACAGCTAGTGGATCAAGGCTGCATCGTCAAGGACATTCAGCCGGTTTACCCACCAGATAACCAAACCCAGTTCGCTATGGCTTACTACGTCCTCAATTACTCCAAGCTCCGCATCTGGGAGGTATATACATGcatgtttcttttcttatttatttattttttgataaaatgtctTCTTCATTACATGATATGTTTCTTAccaaaatatcatataaaaaaaatgaaaatatgagTTGATTGTAACTTAATAATAACTATGTACGGATGCAGTTTGTCGAGTACAGCAGGCTGATATACTTAGACGGAGACATACAAGTGTTTGAGAACATAGATCACTTGTTCGATCTTCCCGACGGCAGTTTCTACGCTGTTAAAGACTGTTTCTGCGAGAAGACATGGAGCCACACTCCTCAATACAAGATCGGCTACTGCCAACAGTGTCCGGACAAGGTGACGTGGCCGGAGACGGAGCAGGTTGGTCCTAAGCCACCGTTGTACTTCAACGCCGGAATGTTCGTCTACGAACCAAGCCTCTCCACTTACTACAACCTTTTGGAGACTCTCAAAGTTGTCCCTCCCACACCTTTTGCTGAACAGGTAAACAAATTCACACATTTATATGGTTATACACATACACGGGGatgtttcattatatatataatatactatagGTCTAAATTATACCttaatttaaaactttattaattataagattaatttggtttgtgtgtttttatagGATTTCTTGAACATGTACTTCAAAGATATATACAAGCCGATTCCACCAGTATATAATCTTGTCTTGGCTATGCTCTGGAGGCATCCGGAGAACATAGAGCTTAACGAAGCCAAGGTTGTTCATTACTGTGCAGCTGGTGCTAAGCCTTGGAGGTATATGATCTAATTATCTTCTTGATACATTTTTAAAGagtaaaattaagaaaatgaaagaactgaagttgtttctctgtttatatCAGGTTCACTGGCCAAGAAGAAAATATGGAGAGAGAAGACATCAAGATGCTTGTAGAGAAATGGTGGGACATTTACAACGACGAGTCTCTTGATTACAAAAACGTAAATGTGCATAGCGGACAAAAAGAAGATGTCCAAAAGAAACAGCAATCCATTACACAGTTCTTTACAGACTTGTGTGAGGCTGCTGTGCTTCACTGCGCCAAAGCTCCATCCGCGGCCTAGACAACTTTGTGAAGGAGGGCTGTGTGATAGGTTCTTCTCAACACCTGTTTGCTATTAGTTGTGAAACtgataatatttaataattaggATATCATATGAAATTGTGCTTTACTGTTTTTTCACTGAGCTTAGAGGAGTTTTTAATCCCCAAACCCTCTTTGTACCTTATATGTTTGCTACGGACTTTTCTacctaaaatagtaaaatgtaaTCTACTccaacagtttttaaaaaaaatcttcttcgtTTTGATAATCAGGAAATCCCATGGAATAATGAGACCAATTAAAATAGGATCCATATTTTATCCAATGTTCTAATCTTTTTCAATCCTTTTATATTTATACGGCTTAGAaaatactactagtatatattattagtaaatgaaacttgaaaatatattcaaaagtcaaaacttatttataatcTATACATATGCattcttaataaataaaaaattctagTACTTATAGGCttgctatatttttatttggtaagcTCTTCATTTTCCTACAATTATTGACTCAGTAATTTTAGAAGcacaattaattattaaagaaaaaaatgattaagcTACTACAACTATTTAACATGTTATTCAAGAATCTAGATATCAAACACAATCTCTGATAaagtttaaatacaaaaattatgaaatttgcGCGTTGCATTTTTTTCGTGTTCGTTCTTgttctttacatttttattccTCATATTGAAGCAGTCGAAGCCGATGGACCAACTGAAGCACTGATCAATAGTATCTGCGTAGAAAACGAAGACTATGGATTTTGCAGTAAAACCATCCATGAAAAACTGAAGGCACCAACAGCTACTCTCCAAGAACTCACCGGTCTCATATCCCACACCGCTACGGATCAGGCCAATGATACTTACGTATTCATCGATAACATACTCCGCCAATGGCCCGACCCTAAGAAGAATCGTCTCAAGACTTGTCATGCAGTTTTTAAGAGAGAGACCACTAGTTTCTTAGAAATTCGCtttctattttcaaaaagaGAGTACGAACGTATGGTTAAAATCATTTTCTCCACAGCCAAAATCTTAGACCGTTGTAGAACCGAATTTCTTGTTCCTCCTTACAAAGATCCTCTaactgagaagaagagagttatgAGAATATTGATCACCATGTCTGCGGTTTCTGGACATATGGTAAAAAATGGAAAGGCTTCCTTGATTAGATCAGTAGTTATTCCGCAGATTCTCAGTTATTAAGAGAAACATATTAATCAATGGTTTGTAACAgctaaaattttcaataatataaaagttataaCAAAAGAGAATTAAGCATGCATTTCTtatcttgttatttttataacaattgttcaaaaaataaattaatggaTAATCATCCGaatacaataaattagaattaatgtttattaattCCCATCGGATGCAAATAATAATGATTGACCAAGATTTTGTAGTCTAATTGTGTAAGAGTTGTTGTGGATCACCATCAGAACTGAAATTCGGCATAGTACATGTTGATAAATTTAGATAAAATCTAAGCAATGCTAAAACTTAACCGCGATAGACTGGTATGGTCAACAACATTCTTCGACGCATTCACATTCTCTACCCTCTAGTTCGATCTCGTCAACAGAATCAACCATTTAAAAAGCCTGGTCCTAATCTGAGGAATTATTGATTCCCCTACTCATTTGCATATTCGTGTTACTAAGATGCGAACAATTAAGTAGTCAAACCAAATCTTTTTCTGATTAGTTAAAAAAGTTTCCTATACATCACAAACGTAGCCAAAccaaatattatattactagattaggaccgtgctagagcacgggttgaaatttttttaatttattttataaatttagaatatatataatttatatgtttgttttaaaaaatttttttggagaaaacatTATGCagtaaaatcatatgttaaatatgaaaaaacacctattttgtaagttttatattgttaattttgtaattttatgtatgagaaatggttatgtttgttgtttgcttttattttaattttggaacATGTTTGGTGTAAATGTTTTAATATGAcccgtgcttaggtaagattttatttttaactgcatAATAAGATCTCgtaaatcacgattaagtgtgataaattaccaaaattttatttctttttacgcgtaacaatatatttttatgcctaacagaatatattttgtaacaatacatgaaatactaaagattttatttggaaattgtataaatcattgaaatattctctttaagatgaTTCTTTGGAATATTCTTAAGTATATTTATATAGCCCAcaaattgaccaattaatctataattttttttgtaaccaacctatatttgaTGTATAATCTcttttgtaaccaatttataaaaattatattgtctacaaaaaaggttgtgtacttccgttttgtTATATAggagataattttttaaatataagatcTTGACAAAAGTTATCaatttaaattggttttttcaTTGGCCCGTTAGATTTCAAGATCTTGACAAATAATTAAGTTGGGTTTTTCGAAAGTTATCAAAGATTGATGTACTCGATGTAAAAACgcttttacattttattcaaaacaataaaaagttgGTTTTTTGATTGGCCCATAACCATTGACTTTTACACACtgaccacaaaaaaaacataaaataatttcttaatttatttggtCAACTTAAATAgttcataaattttaaagtttagtCCAGGTAAATGAACAAATGTCACATTtttggaaatgttttttttttttccttgaattcacaaattttgattttttggtaaGTTACGAAGACTTTTGACCTTTGACTGATTCATCATTCATACGcctaattttcaaatataaagatCAAAAATTTTCCTTCTCAAAGGACCACCACACTCacaatttacaaaaaagaaacaaacatgaAAATGCATAGCATTCTATCGACAGTTTTGGCGATCATACTCGCTTTCTCCGTTGCAGAAGCTAATAATCTCGATGGCAAAACTCAACAAAAGGTCAACGGAATCTGCAAAAAGACAACGGATATCAAATTCTGCAGTAGTGTCTTGGTCAAGAACCTGCCTACTCCTGTCCCAAGCAACAAAGATCTCATGAACGTGACAGTGAGAGAAGCTGAAAGGTTCTCGGCAAACACTAATTTCTTCATCAGCACGCTCCTCGAGAATGCTGGAGACGAGAGGGAAAATCTTCAAATGTGCGCTGACGCTTACTCCATTATGAACTTGGCGTTCACTAATGCTATATCTTTCTTCAACCAAGCTCACTACAGTAAGATCGTCAAGgtccaaaacaaaatttctaaggCTGTTGGTATCTGTAAGACAGATTTTAATGTGCCTGGTTATGCGATCAATCCTCTGATTGAGAAAAACAGACAGATCATGATCTTATCATCCATGGAACAGATCGTTTGTCAAATGGTTTCTTCATAATCTTAATGTTGAAACATAGTAGAAGcaaaatgtttacaaaaattatgttgatgtttacataaaatattataatttaatatatgttttcgtTTAAGGTTGAATTGATCTAGTTGATAAGGATAAGAATTTGGGATATATAGAATAGAAATAGCTCTTTCTATAAGTGTTTTTTACCTTTATGCAAAAAGATTAGTATAAGATTTGATTGCTTTGTCCTTTTATGGATTCTTTGATCTTATCGCCTAATCAGCCGGTCAACTAATGGGTATATAtacttcaattatttatttttggaaacacaagttaattttaataaatgtcaATAGGTTGTTCTTGATTGATCTACAACCAATTGGCACATGTGACATGTCTAAACTAGTGCCTTCAACTAGTCCGAATCGGTTATGTAAGTCTGAAAACTATATCGCATGTGCTCCTCCATGTAAATATCTCTTTCCAGCAAGCCTAATCACGGGCAAGTCTTCCTAGAAATCTACTATCTCCATCGATTAAAAGTGCATGAACCGAGATAATACTTGCAAGTCGCAAtcgagaatgaagaagaagaagacggagttGAAGTAAGTAAGTAACAGAACAAACAACTctgtttttcattgtttttaaattcaCCATATACTTGAGTTACTAAACCAGGATTAAACCGTGACCGCCAATTGTAGATGACTTGCAAAAACCGGAACCCTCTGTTTTGAGCCAAACTACTTTACATTTTGGGTCTATGAAATATTGAAGGTCAGTAATAACTATTAACTTTTAACCCTGTGAGGCTGTGACAGAGTTACTTCTTTAACagaattatgaaaatatagagATCATAATTAGAGATATATGTAGTGTCTATGGAATGAAGACTCCAAATAACACACAAATTAACCACTCCATCATTGGCCTCAAAATGAGATACAAAATTAAACACTCCGGAAATGGATATTCAATTTTTAGTTGCAGTAACTTAGACAGCATAAATCACCAAAAGGTTCATTCATAGCTCATACTTATAAGATAAAGCAGCTAGGAATCAGCTTGTTTTAAGGCGATATAGGTCCTGTGGAACCATTTCCACTAGATGCGACCGCTAATCTCGATTCAATATCTTCATTACTCTCACTTTTGACTTTACGTTGCTGTTGTTTCaccttctctgcttcttcttccttctcactCACCTCTCTGTCTTTGCCCCACAATACGCCATAGAGCCCAATAATCACAAGTGCTGATCCCAAAAACCTGATATACATATAATAATCATACAAATTAATCATCATACGACCCCCCtctatatagagagagagataaaggtGTATGGAAACATACGTGCCGGTGTAGAGTTTCTCGTCAAGAAGAGTCCAGCTGAAAATGGCGACCACTACCAGCAGTAAAGGGCTGAAAACAGAGACGTAAAGAGGACCTTTCCTCTGCATCGCCCATGACATTAGGCAGAACGCTAACGCAGACGCCACCACTCCCTGCATCCGcgttttatattaatatatcatatatactaGCTTAGCTAGCTTAATTCATAGCATATGTATTAATGTATAGTAGAAGTATATGGACTTACGGCGTAAAGAGCGGATATGAAGCGGAGAGGAGAGCTGAGAGACCAATCAGAGACTTTGTGATCGGTGATCAAAGCGATGGCTCCACATTGGATACTTCCCATCAAACACATTAGAAGTGTGCTCGTGTATGGTGCTGCAAATGTCTCACTCATCTTCGTCtgtaaccaaaat encodes the following:
- the LOC104755128 gene encoding uncharacterized protein LOC104755128 → MKMHSILSTVLAIILAFSVAEANNLDGKTQQKVNGICKKTTDIKFCSSVLVKNLPTPVPSNKDLMNVTVREAERFSANTNFFISTLLENAGDERENLQMCADAYSIMNLAFTNAISFFNQAHYSKIVKVQNKISKAVGICKTDFNVPGYAINPLIEKNRQIMILSSMEQIVCQMVSS
- the LOC104759128 gene encoding uncharacterized protein LOC104759128 produces the protein MKFARCIFFVFVLVLYIFIPHIEAVEADGPTEALINSICVENEDYGFCSKTIHEKLKAPTATLQELTGLISHTATDQANDTYVFIDNILRQWPDPKKNRLKTCHAVFKRETTSFLEIRFLFSKREYERMVKIIFSTAKILDRCRTEFLVPPYKDPLTEKKRVMRILITMSAVSGHMVKNGKASLIRSVVIPQILSY
- the LOC104755125 gene encoding chloroplast stem-loop binding protein of 41 kDa b, chloroplastic — translated: MAKMMMLQQHQPSFSLLTSSLSDFNGAKIHLQVQYKRKVHQPKGALYVSASSEKKILIMGGTRFIGVFLSRLLVKEGHQVTLFTRGKSPIAKQLPGESDQDFADFSSKILHLKGDRKDYDFVKSSLSAEGFDVVYDINGREAEEVEPIIDALPKLEQYIYCSSAGVYLKSDILPHCEEDAVDPKSRHKGKLETESLLQTKGVNWTSIRPVYIYGPLNYNPVEEWFFHRLKAGRPIPVPNSGIQISQLGHVKDLATAFLNVLGNEKASKEIFNISGDKYVTFDGLAKACAKAGGFPEPEIVHYNPKEFDFGKKKAFPFRDQHFFASVEKAKRVLGWKPEFDLVEGLTDSYNLDFGRGTFRKEADFTTDDMILSKKLVLQS
- the LOC104755126 gene encoding galactinol synthase 3-like; the encoded protein is MAPEMNNNKLSYGGKKRAYVTFLAGNGDYVKGVVGLAKGLRKANSKYPLVVAVLPDVPADHRRQLVDQGCIVKDIQPVYPPDNQTQFAMAYYVLNYSKLRIWEFVEYSRLIYLDGDIQVFENIDHLFDLPDGSFYAVKDCFCEKTWSHTPQYKIGYCQQCPDKVTWPETEQVGPKPPLYFNAGMFVYEPSLSTYYNLLETLKVVPPTPFAEQDFLNMYFKDIYKPIPPVYNLVLAMLWRHPENIELNEAKVVHYCAAGAKPWRFTGQEENMEREDIKMLVEKWWDIYNDESLDYKNVNVHSGQKEDVQKKQQSITQFFTDLCEAAVLHCAKAPSAA